In Nocardioides cavernae, a single genomic region encodes these proteins:
- a CDS encoding iron-siderophore ABC transporter substrate-binding protein has translation MKRSLAAPLAAVTVLAAALTGCSTGSTSGTDAAAEPTSTTSVDPDAFPVTIEHALGETTIESEPTRVATLGWTDHDHALALGVVPVGATKITWGGNDGGSTDWFDAAVEEAGAEAPVRYDDADGAPIDEVAELAPDLILATNSGITEAEYAKLSKIAPVVAYPEAPWTTPWQTSLEMVGEALGRTALAEDVAADTQATIDEAAEANPELQGAELIYGYLAATDLSTVGMYAPADPRVSILRDFGMVDAPAVADAIKPGEFYGTVSAEKSADLDSDVFLTWVDSPDSVETIENDKLLGQIPAIADGHWYAETDKQNAMASTNPTPLSIPVIVSDFLPHVVEAIEG, from the coding sequence ATGAAGCGAAGCCTCGCCGCGCCCCTGGCCGCGGTCACCGTCCTGGCCGCAGCCCTCACCGGCTGCAGCACCGGGTCCACCAGCGGCACGGACGCGGCGGCGGAGCCGACGTCGACCACGTCCGTCGACCCCGACGCCTTCCCCGTCACCATCGAGCACGCGCTCGGCGAGACGACCATCGAGTCGGAGCCCACCCGGGTCGCCACCCTCGGCTGGACCGACCACGACCACGCCCTCGCGCTGGGCGTCGTGCCCGTCGGCGCCACCAAGATCACGTGGGGCGGCAACGACGGCGGCTCGACCGACTGGTTCGACGCGGCCGTCGAGGAGGCCGGCGCCGAGGCGCCCGTGCGCTACGACGACGCCGACGGCGCGCCGATCGACGAGGTCGCCGAGCTCGCGCCCGACCTGATCCTGGCGACCAACTCGGGCATCACCGAGGCGGAGTACGCCAAGCTCTCCAAGATCGCCCCGGTCGTCGCCTACCCGGAGGCACCCTGGACCACCCCCTGGCAGACCTCGCTCGAGATGGTCGGCGAGGCGCTCGGTCGTACGGCGCTCGCCGAGGACGTCGCCGCCGACACCCAGGCCACGATCGACGAGGCCGCCGAGGCCAACCCCGAGCTCCAGGGCGCGGAGCTGATCTACGGCTACCTCGCCGCCACCGACCTCTCCACCGTCGGCATGTACGCCCCCGCGGACCCGCGGGTGTCGATCCTGCGCGACTTCGGGATGGTCGACGCGCCGGCGGTCGCCGACGCCATCAAGCCGGGCGAGTTCTACGGCACCGTGTCGGCGGAGAAGTCGGCCGACCTCGACTCCGACGTCTTCCTCACCTGGGTCGACTCGCCCGACAGCGTCGAGACGATCGAGAACGACAAGCTGCTCGGCCAGATCCCCGCGATCGCCGACGGCCACTGGTACGCCGAGACCGACAAGCAGAACGCGATGGCGTCCACCAACCCCACGCCCCTCTCCATCCCGGTCATCGTGAGCGACTTCCTGCCTCACGTGGTCGAGGCCATCGAGGGCTGA
- a CDS encoding FecCD family ABC transporter permease yields MTALVPTRDDVSRAPGGGQRRRPALPASVAISIVALAGAGALSLLVGARAVPLAAVWDAAHPMHAVVEARLDRTLLGLAVGAALGLAGALMQGLTRNPLADPGILGVNAGATFAMVVGMTAFGFSGMGQFLPLAFVGAAVAAAAVHGIASLGRDGATPMKLAITGAALSAGLASWTTGLLLADRKTMESFRFWQVGTVAGRGTDVLLAGLPFLILGAVLALAGARLLNTLALGDDLARGLGRRTTRDRLVIALAIVLLAGTATALAGPIAFVGLVVPHVVRALVGPDHRRLLPFSMLGGAVLVVLADTVGRVVLPPSEVQVGIMAAVVGVPVFLALIRRTGRAL; encoded by the coding sequence ATGACCGCCCTCGTCCCGACGCGGGACGACGTCTCGAGGGCTCCGGGGGGAGGCCAGAGGCGTCGTCCCGCACTGCCGGCCAGCGTCGCGATCTCGATCGTGGCGCTGGCCGGTGCCGGCGCGCTGTCGCTGCTGGTGGGAGCGCGAGCGGTGCCGCTCGCCGCCGTCTGGGACGCCGCACATCCCATGCACGCCGTGGTCGAGGCCCGCCTCGACCGCACACTGCTCGGCCTCGCCGTCGGCGCCGCCCTCGGGCTGGCGGGGGCGCTCATGCAGGGCCTGACCCGCAACCCGCTGGCCGATCCCGGCATCCTCGGCGTGAACGCCGGCGCCACCTTCGCGATGGTCGTCGGGATGACGGCCTTCGGGTTCTCCGGGATGGGCCAGTTCCTCCCGCTCGCCTTCGTCGGTGCCGCCGTCGCCGCGGCGGCGGTCCACGGCATCGCGTCCCTGGGCCGCGACGGTGCGACCCCGATGAAGCTCGCGATCACCGGCGCGGCCCTCAGCGCCGGCCTCGCCAGCTGGACCACCGGCCTGCTCCTGGCCGACCGCAAGACGATGGAGAGCTTCCGCTTCTGGCAGGTCGGCACTGTCGCCGGGCGGGGCACCGACGTGCTCCTCGCCGGCCTCCCGTTCCTGATCCTCGGAGCAGTGCTGGCGCTCGCCGGTGCACGCCTGCTCAACACCCTCGCCCTCGGTGACGACCTGGCCCGCGGCCTGGGCCGCCGGACCACCCGCGACCGCCTCGTGATCGCGCTCGCGATCGTCCTGCTCGCCGGCACGGCGACCGCGCTGGCCGGGCCGATCGCCTTCGTCGGCCTCGTCGTGCCCCACGTCGTACGCGCCCTCGTCGGCCCCGACCACCGCCGGCTGCTCCCGTTCTCCATGCTCGGCGGCGCTGTCCTCGTCGTCCTCGCCGACACGGTGGGACGCGTCGTGCTGCCGCCGTCGGAGGTGCAGGTCGGCATCATGGCCGCCGTCGTCGGCGTCCCCGTCTTCCTCGCCCTGATCCGCCGCACCGGGAGGGCGTTGTGA
- a CDS encoding FecCD family ABC transporter permease translates to MTVTLGRPLTTEPPTPSAPDALDVVRRARRAPVRHHRRLLAGLAVALVGAFAARVLLGDYTVTVPDFVRILGGEQIPGATYIVMESKLPRAVLAVLVGVAFGVGGAIFQTTLRNPLASPDIVGISLGASAAAITVIALAGWTGWPVSAAAIVGALAVALAVRAVAGDHGGFRLVLAGIGLAAAMQSVIQYVFTRVDEYDVQLVLRWLTGSVNGVAWQAIGLLALALAVLLPATGWVARSLRATELGDDTAAGLGVGRGRTDLLMLLGVLLVAVAVAAAGPVAFVAFLSGPIARALNRGRTTLPAAALVGAVIVLVGDYAGAYAFADLNLPVGVVTGAFGAPFLLWLLARGPLRGHRGRRAA, encoded by the coding sequence GTGACAGTGACCCTCGGCCGACCCCTCACCACCGAGCCCCCCACGCCGTCCGCGCCGGATGCCCTGGACGTCGTACGACGTGCGCGCCGCGCGCCGGTGCGCCACCACCGCCGCCTCCTTGCTGGCCTCGCGGTCGCGCTGGTCGGCGCCTTCGCCGCGCGCGTGCTGCTGGGCGACTACACCGTCACGGTCCCCGACTTCGTGCGCATCCTCGGCGGGGAGCAGATCCCCGGCGCCACCTACATCGTGATGGAGTCCAAGCTCCCGCGGGCCGTGCTGGCCGTGCTGGTCGGCGTGGCCTTCGGCGTGGGCGGCGCCATCTTCCAGACCACGCTGCGCAACCCGCTCGCGAGCCCCGACATCGTCGGCATCAGCCTCGGCGCCAGCGCCGCCGCGATCACGGTGATCGCCCTGGCCGGCTGGACCGGTTGGCCGGTCTCCGCCGCCGCCATCGTCGGTGCCCTCGCCGTCGCGCTCGCCGTGCGCGCGGTCGCCGGCGACCACGGCGGCTTCCGGCTCGTGCTGGCCGGCATCGGCCTCGCCGCCGCCATGCAGTCGGTCATCCAGTACGTCTTCACCCGCGTCGACGAGTACGACGTCCAGCTGGTGCTGCGCTGGCTGACCGGCAGCGTCAACGGCGTCGCGTGGCAGGCGATCGGGCTGCTGGCGCTCGCCCTGGCCGTGCTGCTGCCCGCCACCGGGTGGGTCGCCCGCTCCCTGCGCGCGACCGAGCTCGGCGACGACACCGCCGCCGGCCTCGGCGTCGGGCGCGGCCGCACCGACCTGCTCATGCTCCTCGGCGTGCTGCTCGTGGCCGTCGCGGTCGCCGCGGCGGGCCCCGTCGCGTTCGTCGCGTTCCTGTCGGGTCCGATCGCCCGCGCGCTCAACCGCGGCCGTACGACGCTCCCGGCGGCGGCCCTCGTCGGGGCGGTGATCGTGCTGGTGGGCGACTACGCCGGTGCCTACGCCTTCGCCGACCTCAACCTGCCCGTGGGCGTCGTCACCGGCGCCTTCGGTGCGCCGTTCCTGCTCTGGCTGCTCGCCCGCGGCCCCCTCAGAGGACATCGTGGAAGGAGGGCGGCATGA